Below is a window of candidate division WOR-3 bacterium DNA.
AGCGACGTTGAATCTTCTACTTTGAGAAAATTCGTGCATCAGAAATACATCAGGGCGACAACAGACCAGCGGCAGCTCAAGCGCTGTGACATAATTATGATCTGTGTTCCAACACCGATCAACGAAAACAAAGAGCCGGATTTGGCATCGGTCATAAAAAGCACCGAATGGATAAAGGATATACTACGCCGTGATCAGTTGATAATACTCAAGAGTACGACGTATCCTGAGACCACCGAAAAAGTCCTCCTGCCCATTCTGGCTCGTTCCGGATTTAGCGTTGGCCATGATTTTTACCTTGCCTTTTGTCCGGAGAGAATTGACCCCGGCAATAAAAGGTATGGCATCGTGAATACGCCGGTAATCATCGGCGGCGTGACCGGTAAGTGCACGAGAATCGCCACTTTCTTCTACAAGCAGTTCGTTGACAACGTGTATCCGGTTTCATCACCACGGTCGGCCGAGATGACGAAGATCCTGGAAAACACCTTTCGCAATGTCAACATCGCATTGGTCAATGAGTTCGCGCAACTCTGCGAACGCATGGGTGGCATCAACATATGGGAAGTCATCGGTGCCGCTCAAACAAAACCATTCGGGTTTATGCCATTCTATCCAGGCCCGGGTGTAGGAGGCCACTGCATACCTATAGATCCCTACTATCTTTCCTGGAAAGCACGGGAATACGATTTTCACACGGTCTTCATCGAGTTATCCGCGCGCATAAACGAAGAAATGCCCTATTTCGTGGTCAACAAGACAATCGACGCGCTCAGTCGGTCCGGCGTATGTCCGAACAAAGCGAAAGTTCTGCTCCTGGGAATGGCATTTAAGAAAGATATCTCGGACCTCAGACATTCACCCGCGCTTAAGGTTTTTGAAATAATCGAGTCCAGAGTAGGGCTGGTGAGATATCATGATCCTCACATAAACGAGTTGATGCTCGGTAAGAGAAAAATCAGGTCGGTCAAGCTTAATCTCCGCGAGATCAAGAAATACGACGCCGTCCTGATCCTCACAGACCATTCGTGGTATAACTATGATTTCATTGTGAAAAACGCCCGTCTGATCGTCGACACGCGCAATGTAGTACCCGACGGGCCCCGAACCTACAAATTGGGTGTAGGAATCCACTAACCGCATTCTTCGTCAAGGCCCAGACAACCTGGCCGGCTGGTCTAATCCATATTTGTCCGGATAAAAGCATTCCGGCCGCGACCCGCAGGTCGCGACCGGGAGGGGAAATGAATCTAATAATTCGACAACGAATTCCAGTTACTCGTTTATTATAACAGACAGCCTCTGCGTGTCAAGAGGACCGGTCAACGAACAGATCCTGCTGGGACAGTTTTGTTTTCTTCATCTTCCGCATGCTGAACACCTCACCCTCCTCGAAATCCCGCAGCACTTCTTTCGCACGTTTGATCACAGAATCGGGCAACCCGGCCAGCCGGGCAACCTGTATTCCATAGGATTGGTCGCTGGGACCGGTGCTCAGCTTGCGTAGAAATATCACCTCATCACCCCACTCTTTCACCAGGAAGTTGAAATTCTTCACACCCTTAAGGAAATCCTCGATCCGAGTAAGTTCATGAAAGTGCGTGGCAAAAAGTGTCCTTGGTTTTTTACTGGTATGCAAGTATTCGACAACAGACCAGGCAAGCGCTAGCCCGTCGTAAGTGGATGTCCCCCGTCCGACTTCATCCAGAAGCACCAAACTCCGGTCCGATATATTATTCAATATGTTCGCCGTCTCCATCATTTCCGCGAGAAAAGTACTAACACCACGTGATATGTCATCGCTTGCTCCTATCCGGGTGAATATCTTGTCGACCAAACCGATCGATGCTTCTTTCGCCGGCACGAAACTTCCCAGCTGGGCCATAATCGTGATCAACGCAACCTGCCTTAGATAAGTCGACTTCCCGGCCATATTCGGACCCGTGATAATAATTATTTGATTACGTTCACGGTCCAGGTATGTATCGTTCGGTATGAAGGAACCTCGTTCCAGAATCTTCTCCACGACAGGATGACGCCCGTCTGTTATCACGGTTTTCCGGTCGTCAGTGACGACCGGGCGAGAATAATTGTTGATCGCCGCGTTGTGGGCAAAACATTGTAGTAC
It encodes the following:
- a CDS encoding nucleotide sugar dehydrogenase, which encodes MLKDLIKNKKATVGIVGLGYVGLPIAIEIAAKGFKIIGIDIDKDRVKKINRGVSFISDVESSTLRKFVHQKYIRATTDQRQLKRCDIIMICVPTPINENKEPDLASVIKSTEWIKDILRRDQLIILKSTTYPETTEKVLLPILARSGFSVGHDFYLAFCPERIDPGNKRYGIVNTPVIIGGVTGKCTRIATFFYKQFVDNVYPVSSPRSAEMTKILENTFRNVNIALVNEFAQLCERMGGINIWEVIGAAQTKPFGFMPFYPGPGVGGHCIPIDPYYLSWKAREYDFHTVFIELSARINEEMPYFVVNKTIDALSRSGVCPNKAKVLLLGMAFKKDISDLRHSPALKVFEIIESRVGLVRYHDPHINELMLGKRKIRSVKLNLREIKKYDAVLILTDHSWYNYDFIVKNARLIVDTRNVVPDGPRTYKLGVGIH